The sequence GGTAACTGCAGTGGGGAGGAGATCATGGCATCCTTCACAAATTGGCTAACCACGGGGAACAGAAATCCTGCATGCTAGGGCTAAAGGAAATTCTGTAACAGCAGAGATACTGGAAAAGCTGACAGCAGAAGCTTTCCCCAGATTTCAGGCTGGAGGAAGGGGgataaaacaattttaaacGTCTATGGACTTTTGAAGTAATCTCAGGATTTTTGAGCCCAGTTTATAAGCTGCAGATGCTTGGAACAGGCAActtaattatttcttattatgttttgtataaaataatcaataaaaCAATTGTTTATAAATAGCTGGAATagtaaaaattaaagcaaacagTAACCAAATATTCATATATTATACCTGCATGGGCCATAGGAGATAGCGAATATCACCCCTGATTGCATACTTCTCTTTGCTTCCTCCCGtagtgaaagaaaacaaggataATTTGTCCTAGAATTAGGAAAGTGGTGCTTGAGTTAGACATGTTTAAGAAGAGTGGCTGTATAGTTCCAAAGATATTTGGGGGAACCTGGAGTGCATGAATTTCTAGAAGAGGGGGTATCCACTTCCTTCCCAGATGTTCTAAGGACTGGCAGTTCTGAGGCAAAGATTGATGTCGTACAATTACATCAATGTACTGAGTGTCTGGGCTTTGGAAAGAGATgggttaaaaagaaaaccaattaTGTGTCTGACACCCTTGTGTGAAGGAGGGCTgatcctttttcttccttatgcAATATTTGGCAAACTGTAGCTGGAAAGCCCTCTGTTACGGTGAAAATCTCTATTCCTGTCCTCTCTGACTGCACAAATTTTTTGCTAAAGTCCCTCTTCAAATTTGGGCTTGCTTAACCACCCTGTTTCTTGTGCTCCTGTGATTATGGTATTAGCCATGTGCTCAGCTTCTCTCATCTCAGCTTTATCTTCTGTAATCGAACTAACATTTTTCCAGTGCAGTATCCAAAATATCCTGAGCCTGTTCTCCATCTGATCATTGGGGATTACGCCTATTTCTGTTAGCAAGGCAGCCATTTCTGAAACttaaagaaactgaaatgtttgaaattgTTAAGAACATCAGAACAAACAGAGATTAACATACagtgaaataaatgtgaaaCTAATATTGATTGCTTTTTGGTACTGCATTTGTTACCAAATAGGATCTATCAGAGATAGTGGGCCAGAATTTTCCAGGGATATTCCCAGTTCAGTGAGCAATCAAAAATGTATGATTTGACACACATTTTGCCTCTTGCCAAATTAAAAGCTACAGAGACGAAAAGGTTCAAAGTAGATAGTTGTGACAGAGGCTCATACTCTGAGTATTTCAGATCTCAGATTAAGTTTTATAGTTCAACTCCAACCTTTGACATCTAATCCCAGAACAGGACTTTGACACCTAGTGTGTCAGTCATTACAGATAAGAGGAGTCCTATAGTGGTGGGAAGACAGTAATTATTGGAAATGAATTAATTCAAACTGTTTGCAAGCTGTGTGCTACCACAGTACACTCTGATACTCCTAATAAATGATAAACCCCACAAAGCAGGCCAATAAAGATCTCTAGGAGATCGCTTAAATATTTAGGAAATGCTGCAGTCTCCTTATTTTCTTAACCTCCAGACAGTGTGAACAACCCAGAAAATCATTCAACATCTTACCAAAGCATTATTTCAGAGTAGTGAAAAGTGAGAGCTCCAAACAACTACAATGGAAAAGAATGAACAAGCCCCCGTAGAACATGGTGTAAGCCTTGACCTTAATAAAACAATTCCAAAAACATACCTGGAGCAAACCACCATCATAAACCTTTGACAAATCATAAGCAAAGCCTTGGACCAAGACTCTGTCCATCCAGCCCTTCAGGATTGCAGGCATGTTGAACCAAAACAAGGGAAACTaggcaaagagaaaattacCTGGTTAGCACAGAGAGTCTGGGCCACCCTTAGGCCTGGTTTACAGGACTAATCCTGTCCTCTGAACCTGCTCAGATCCTGTATGtaccttctccagctctctgtcAATAGAGGTAGTAACTGTGCCTGGCAAAAGAAGCTGAAGTGCTTTCTGTTTGTGGTAACCTCAGGGCCAGACCTGAGCATCTACAGCAAACCAACACTGTGGTGCATGTGAGGGCTTCCATTCAGAATAAAGTTGGAATAGGATGAAGTAGGAGGGTGTCATTTAATTCAGATTTAAGACTGTACAGAATTATGTCTCCTGTGGCAGAAATGCAAAAGAATCGAAAATCTTATTAGCAGGATGGACATCTGGCGATCAGCTCTGGTGACAAAGGCCAGGGGATCATAGGAAAGACTTGTTTTCAAAGCCTGCTGACATTATGCCACCAAGACATGTCTAAAGGCTAACATGAATACAAAGAAATGTAAGACTAGTATTTCCCTTCTCAGTTCTTTGGGATTTGCAAacacaggggacagagctggcatAGTGGAGAATAGAGATGGGCTGTAAAGCTCTGTTATCAATTCCCAGTAGTGTTTCTGCAAATCAGCAACAAATAAGAACAGTCTACTTGGGAAAACCCAATTCCCTGACTTCActggctgcccccagctcctTGACCAGGAAATGatccttcctctgctttctgccagCCTGCCTGACATCCATGGTCACATATGTCTTTGTGCATCCATCAGGAAGTTTggcccagtgctggggagctCCTGGCCTTGCTGTTGTTTCAACCTGCATCATTGTGCTACTCAATTCCTGGATTTGCTGTAATAATGACCCAGATAATTGTATACAGATCTGTAGTTTTTACTGTACCATTACCTAAAGTCAACATCACAACtgaattctgtttaaaataatgaCCTGGAAAATCAGCAGGTCTGCTTCCTGCACTTTCTTCTGCTCTTCAACCAGGTCTTTGGACAAACCTCCTCTCTTGTAAGCTTCCCAGGTTTCCACACCATAATTGAATGCTTCTGAGTTGTGCAGGTGACCTGTGGGTAGAAATGGTCAGTCATTCCTTGCCCCCTATGCAGTATCAGTGCCAGGTAAGAGCTGAGTGCAAGTTGCCATTTGCAGTTCTAAAATGAGTTActgctttccatttttcctaCATTCTTGTCTTTGCTGGATATTCAGCACCATCCCATCTGATCACTTGATTTTCAAAAGGAGAGGCATGTAGGGTCTCAGAGTTCTGAAGCTTCACCTTCCTGTAGCAACGCAGGAGGTGCAATATGAGGACCTAAGCTCGCCTCAGGACTCTGGGGATGGAGGTGGAAGATTTTAGAGAATGTTGTGACCTGTTCTGCCTCTGCCTTAGGGCTTCCTGAGGCCACCCTGCACTTCTAAGCACTAGGGacctgctttccagcctctAAAACTGGGAAATTCACCAAGGGATGGGCAACCAGTATTGGCCAGCTCTACTGATTCCATGAGCAGATCATCAGTCTCCAGCAGAAGACAGGGGCAGCTGTAGCCTCATGAACTCAACTCCAGCAAGCCCCAGAGTGGTATCTGAAGGCATTTCCTCTCCATGAGAAATGGACTTTAGAGGCTGATTATGGACACGTGCTAATGTGTTTCTTCCTGTCAGTAGTCTCACTGTGATACAAAGTTCATGTTCAGGAGTGACCTTGTAGAAATGCAAATGTCTGGTCATGAATTAGTTTCTTATTAATGAAATAAGTTTCTCATTAATCTCTTGATGAcctgagggctggagcacctgtcCTGTCAAGACAGACTGAGAGCTGGGGCTATTCAGCATGGGGAAGATTTCAGGAGActttttttcagccttctgaTACCTGACAGGGGGCTTGCAAGTCACTGGTTTTTGAGAGAGGCATATTTTGGCTGGGCTCACCAACAATGTCATTCCTTGTTGCTCTGGGCTCAAACTGCATGGCGTATAAATCCGACACGGTgacactgcagccctgcttgcTCAGCTCTTCCACAGCAATCTTCAGCAAAGATCCATTGAAGGACTTGGGCTCTTGATGTGCATAGACTATCAGGACTTTTTTCCCTGgaggcagaaggaaaaccaggagaCCATTTGGAATCTAGGAGGCAGGTGTAGAACAGTTGGTAGAGTTGGGGCTCGTTCCTGGCTCTTTCTGTAGTGCCTTTTCCCAAGGACACAGAAGCAGTGAAAGCAGAGTGTCAGTGGCAGCATTTGactcctgctcagcagcactgagtgATTCCTGAGGCACTGATTGCTGcatgtgcccagcccagcagttcTGTGCAACACTGGGCTTTCCTAGGCAGAACTCAGTGGACAGAGGGGGTGTTCCATAGCAAGTCACAGTGCCCTACATCTGCAAAACACTGTCCCTCCTATCGAGTCAACAAGGAAAGAGGAAACATTTTCTATGCCGCAGTAGTAGTTTATAGTTTACCAGAGAGCAATATTTATAGGGATTATTGAAACTGACAGGGTCTGAAAAACTTGCATCTCCAGTTTCCTGTCTGCCAAGGCAAAAACTTAGGCATCTCCTGAGGTCAGTTTCTCTGGTGCACAGCTTCAGCCCGGAGAAACACCTGCCAAGTGACAGGCAAGTTTGTGGTGTCACAGAAAATTAGTAGAAACTGAACTGAATATTTGATGAAACAACAGCTCATTTTGAACATAAATGATGAGGTGCAATTATTTCACAAGGGTTCACAGTATCCATGAAACAAGAGCTATGCGAAAAAGACAATTAAAACTTGCGGGTCAAATGCAATCATAAATTTAATGTGCACAAACTTTTTAAACCCTTGTCTATATGTTATTCTGGAATATAAGGAGCAGTTGCCTCTTTGCTGTTCCTACCAGCTGCCAGCAAACAGGGGGCTCTAGGAAATGCCTGGAGATGGACAAGCTCCCCAGAGTGCTCAGTTTGATTTTGCAAACCTgccagtttttttcccttttgatagAGCTGAGGACACTTGGGCAGAGTGTTTAGACAGACTTGAGTTTTCCAAGGCATCACTTACTGCGGTAATTTCAGTCATTTGGGAAAGTAAGA comes from Camarhynchus parvulus chromosome 2, STF_HiC, whole genome shotgun sequence and encodes:
- the NQO2 gene encoding ribosyldihydronicotinamide dehydrogenase [quinone]; the encoded protein is MAGKKVLIVYAHQEPKSFNGSLLKIAVEELSKQGCSVTVSDLYAMQFEPRATRNDIVGHLHNSEAFNYGVETWEAYKRGGLSKDLVEEQKKVQEADLLIFQFPLFWFNMPAILKGWMDRVLVQGFAYDLSKVYDGGLLQDKLSLFSFTTGGSKEKYAIRGDIRYLLWPMQHGIMHFCGVKVLEPHICYAPENVSEEKRKEMLAAWSQRLKTLWKEEPIDCSPEWYFK